In Subdoligranulum variabile, the genomic stretch TTCCGGTGCTCAGCGCTGACGATAGCTCTGGCAGTAATGCGGGTTGTCGATGCCCTGGGTGCCGTTGTCGGAATGCTCGGTGATCTTGATCGCGTCCAGGTTGCACGTGCAGCCGTTCTGGTTGTACGCGCAGGAGCAGACATCACAGGTAACGTTGGTATTCTCCATCTTCGCTCACCTCCTTGGTCCTTAGTATGGGCCGCTCCGCCGGATTTTATACAGTCCCATCTTGCGCGGTCCGTTGCCCTTGTGGTATACTGCCTGTAAGGGACGCAGAACGTTCCGCGGA encodes the following:
- a CDS encoding DUF1540 domain-containing protein; translation: MENTNVTCDVCSCAYNQNGCTCNLDAIKITEHSDNGTQGIDNPHYCQSYRQR